A region from the Fimbriimonadaceae bacterium genome encodes:
- a CDS encoding sensor domain-containing diguanylate cyclase, whose translation MAHTRPSRKKPVVPTPSPDAVTCDVAFPEGVASFDPQRVGYAVLDGEGRVLAAFGLARAKAADDPVWAALAHSVRGCGQAEVLEGVHRMWVAQVGPGRIDILVTDASSEVDCMERLDHFQRHAQALERLGKALTRNQSTQALAMGILHALYSALDLLAALLWVVNEDGTLEIADTVGIDRGAIAGLARPVLGEGAKTAAGLVATSLKPLLVPRVCANPLTAEHEALLVADDTSAIILPLVSAGQLMGVLELVARIEDQRFLRRHGMWVSLAEHVAMGIHSAIMFEKTERMASLDPLTGIANHRSMQEYLALRIVEAQRERKPVGVVMLDVDHFRRFNEEQGHDVGDTVLKAVASCLSSHLRGYDMAARYGGEEFTLVLPGSDLATTEKAAERVRKAIEGLDTGHAPITASLGCAAFPESGNDAPTLLKAADNALYEAKHSGRNRVAVAGEGRRRAC comes from the coding sequence TTGGCACATACGCGTCCATCCCGCAAGAAGCCGGTTGTCCCCACTCCGTCCCCCGACGCGGTGACGTGCGACGTCGCCTTCCCGGAGGGGGTCGCCAGTTTCGACCCTCAACGCGTCGGATACGCCGTCCTCGACGGTGAAGGGCGGGTCCTTGCCGCGTTTGGCCTCGCCCGGGCCAAGGCGGCCGACGACCCCGTGTGGGCCGCCTTGGCCCACAGTGTCCGAGGTTGCGGACAAGCCGAAGTCCTTGAGGGTGTCCACCGGATGTGGGTTGCCCAGGTAGGGCCGGGCCGGATCGACATCTTGGTCACGGACGCCAGCTCGGAGGTGGACTGCATGGAACGTCTTGACCACTTCCAACGCCACGCCCAGGCCTTGGAACGTCTTGGCAAAGCCTTGACACGCAACCAAAGCACCCAGGCCCTGGCGATGGGGATCCTCCACGCTCTCTACTCAGCCCTCGACCTGTTGGCGGCGTTGTTGTGGGTCGTGAACGAAGACGGGACTCTCGAGATTGCCGACACCGTCGGCATCGACCGTGGAGCGATCGCCGGTTTGGCGCGCCCCGTCCTTGGTGAAGGCGCCAAGACCGCGGCAGGACTCGTCGCCACGAGCTTGAAACCGCTCTTGGTGCCAAGGGTCTGCGCCAACCCCCTGACGGCGGAACATGAGGCCCTCCTCGTCGCCGACGACACCTCGGCGATCATCCTCCCCTTGGTCAGCGCCGGCCAACTCATGGGCGTGCTCGAACTTGTCGCCCGGATCGAGGACCAAAGGTTCCTCCGCCGTCACGGCATGTGGGTGTCGCTGGCCGAACACGTCGCCATGGGCATCCATAGCGCGATCATGTTTGAGAAGACCGAGCGCATGGCCTCCCTCGACCCACTGACGGGCATCGCCAACCACCGGTCCATGCAGGAGTACCTCGCCCTCCGGATCGTCGAGGCCCAGCGCGAGCGCAAGCCCGTCGGGGTCGTCATGCTTGATGTGGACCACTTCCGGCGGTTCAACGAAGAGCAGGGCCATGACGTGGGCGACACCGTGCTGAAGGCCGTGGCCAGTTGCCTGTCTTCGCACCTCCGTGGGTACGACATGGCCGCCCGCTACGGGGGTGAAGAGTTCACTCTGGTGCTGCCGGGCAGCGACCTGGCTACCACGGAGAAGGCGGCTGAACGCGTCCGCAAGGCGATCGAAGGGCTCGACACCGGTCACGCCCCGATCACGGCCAGCCTCGGCTGCGCGGCCTTTCCTGAAAGCGGGAACGACGCGCCCACCCTTCTCAAGGCCGCCGACAACGCTCTGTACGAGGCCAAGCACTCGGGCCGCAACCGCGTGGCAGTCGCCGGCGAAGGCAGGCGGCGGGCCTGCTAG
- the rplU gene encoding 50S ribosomal protein L21, whose amino-acid sequence MYAIVKTGGKQYRAEKNELLIVEKLDGEPGTSVELGEVVMLVGDGNVTLGSPFVKGAKVKAKIVRQGKAKKINAFNYKPKKNERKRWGHRQPQTHLLVTDVVGGK is encoded by the coding sequence ATGTATGCGATAGTCAAGACCGGTGGCAAACAGTACCGAGCCGAAAAGAACGAGCTCCTCATCGTCGAAAAGTTGGACGGTGAGCCGGGCACCTCGGTGGAGCTGGGCGAAGTCGTCATGCTCGTCGGCGACGGCAACGTCACCCTCGGCAGCCCCTTTGTGAAGGGCGCGAAGGTCAAGGCCAAGATCGTCCGCCAGGGCAAGGCCAAGAAGATCAACGCGTTCAACTACAAACCGAAGAAGAACGAGCGGAAGCGGTGGGGCCACCGCCAACCGCAGACCCACCTCCTGGTGACCGACGTCGTCGGAGGCAAGTGA
- the rpmA gene encoding 50S ribosomal protein L27: protein MAHKKGQGSTRNGRDSNSQRLGVKRFGGQVVKPGMILVRQRGTKFYPGPGVGIGNDHTLFALIDGHVKFEGPKDRRRIAVYADQA, encoded by the coding sequence ATGGCACATAAAAAAGGACAGGGTTCCACCCGTAACGGCCGCGATTCCAACTCCCAGCGGCTCGGCGTCAAGCGGTTCGGCGGCCAGGTCGTCAAGCCCGGCATGATCTTGGTCCGCCAGCGTGGCACCAAGTTCTATCCTGGCCCTGGCGTCGGCATTGGCAACGACCACACCCTCTTCGCCCTGATCGACGGGCACGTGAAGTTTGAGGGCCCGAAGGACCGCCGCCGCATCGCCGTCTACGCCGACCAAGCCTAA
- a CDS encoding KpsF/GutQ family sugar-phosphate isomerase, which produces MSVLEAVRRVMREEAEAIQALSQRLDGAFEDAVGLLLGCRGRVVTCGVGKSGHIAEKAAATFASTGTPSFFLHAAEAVHGDLGMVRDEDVVLVYTYSGETDEVVRLFPSFKAIGARTVAMTGRPASTTARLADLTLDLSVTKEACPNNLAPTTSTTVMLAVSDALAVAVMEARGFGATDFARFHPAGALGRRLTLTVADVMRTGAELPAVPPATSLMDCLQAIGRAGAGGVVVVDDSGGLVGYMSDGDLRRWLTTHDGKLDGTAGEACTRGVATCEPDILAFEALEAFENHPKKIGEMPVVDRSGRVVGLLMLKDLLRAGLV; this is translated from the coding sequence ATGAGCGTCCTTGAGGCAGTCCGGCGGGTCATGAGGGAGGAGGCGGAAGCCATCCAGGCCCTGTCCCAACGCTTGGACGGTGCCTTTGAGGACGCGGTGGGTCTCCTGTTGGGGTGCCGGGGCAGGGTGGTGACCTGTGGCGTGGGGAAGAGCGGTCACATCGCCGAGAAGGCGGCGGCGACGTTCGCCTCGACGGGCACGCCGTCGTTCTTCCTTCACGCTGCCGAGGCGGTACATGGTGACCTCGGCATGGTCAGGGACGAGGACGTCGTTCTGGTGTACACCTACAGTGGAGAGACCGACGAGGTCGTGCGGCTCTTTCCGTCGTTCAAGGCGATCGGTGCCCGGACCGTCGCGATGACGGGCCGGCCCGCGAGCACCACGGCGCGCCTCGCCGACTTGACCTTGGACCTGTCGGTCACTAAGGAAGCCTGCCCTAACAACCTGGCCCCGACGACCTCCACGACGGTGATGCTGGCGGTCAGCGACGCCTTGGCAGTGGCGGTGATGGAGGCCCGCGGCTTCGGGGCGACCGACTTCGCCCGGTTCCACCCCGCCGGCGCCCTAGGGAGGAGGTTGACCCTGACGGTGGCCGACGTCATGCGGACGGGGGCCGAACTTCCGGCCGTCCCGCCCGCGACGTCGCTGATGGACTGTCTCCAAGCCATTGGACGGGCCGGGGCGGGCGGTGTCGTGGTCGTGGACGACTCCGGTGGACTGGTCGGCTACATGTCGGACGGTGACCTGCGGCGATGGCTGACGACCCACGACGGGAAACTGGACGGGACCGCAGGTGAGGCCTGCACGCGCGGCGTGGCGACGTGCGAGCCGGACATCCTTGCGTTTGAGGCCCTTGAAGCCTTCGAGAACCATCCCAAGAAGATCGGCGAGATGCCGGTCGTCGACCGCTCGGGTCGCGTCGTCGGCCTGTTGATGCTCAAAGACCTGCTTCGCGCCGGCCTGGTCTAG
- a CDS encoding arginase yields the protein MIDLIGAPYDLSGPMLGSRIGPWAMRLLGFSQALKDLGASVNDLGDAFPISQEVPQRLSKRYAEGISAYKALRKTVAGSLKKGHLPVVMGGDHSLAIGTVSGALDVYGDDLAVVWIDAHMDLNTPDTTPSGNMHGMPLAALTMLAPGMHYGRTEKWSNALTEAWSEILSDVVPRPGLRRSNVAWIGLRDVDEGEVRNQQGMPGSLVLTMQDVDRLTAPGAIKALADWTASTGAKKLWISFDVDALDPVFAPGTGTAVRGGLTYREGHLLAETLHEIGFTEGGPFQIVGVDLVEVNPLHDNRGETARVAIEWASSLFGKSIMHKKTL from the coding sequence ATGATCGACCTCATCGGCGCACCCTACGACCTGTCGGGTCCGATGCTGGGCAGTCGGATCGGCCCGTGGGCCATGCGCCTTTTGGGGTTCTCCCAAGCCCTGAAAGACTTGGGGGCGTCTGTCAACGACTTGGGTGACGCCTTCCCGATTTCGCAAGAGGTGCCCCAACGCCTGTCCAAACGGTACGCCGAGGGTATCAGCGCGTACAAGGCCCTTCGGAAGACGGTGGCAGGCAGCCTTAAGAAGGGCCATCTCCCCGTCGTCATGGGAGGTGACCATAGTCTTGCCATCGGGACGGTCTCCGGAGCCTTGGACGTCTATGGAGACGATCTGGCCGTGGTCTGGATCGACGCCCACATGGATTTGAACACCCCCGACACGACACCCTCGGGCAACATGCACGGCATGCCCTTGGCGGCGTTGACCATGCTCGCCCCCGGCATGCATTACGGTCGGACGGAGAAGTGGTCGAACGCGCTGACCGAAGCCTGGAGCGAGATTCTCTCCGACGTCGTGCCCCGTCCGGGGCTCCGACGGAGCAATGTGGCGTGGATCGGTCTGCGCGACGTGGACGAGGGCGAGGTGCGCAACCAGCAGGGCATGCCGGGATCCCTGGTCCTGACCATGCAAGACGTCGACCGGCTCACCGCACCGGGGGCGATCAAGGCTTTGGCCGATTGGACGGCCAGCACGGGGGCGAAAAAGCTGTGGATCAGCTTTGACGTCGACGCCCTGGACCCGGTGTTCGCGCCGGGGACGGGGACGGCCGTGCGTGGCGGCCTCACGTACCGGGAAGGGCACCTTTTGGCCGAGACCCTCCACGAAATCGGCTTCACGGAGGGCGGGCCGTTCCAGATCGTGGGTGTCGACCTTGTCGAGGTCAACCCCCTCCACGACAACCGGGGCGAGACGGCGCGGGTCGCCATCGAATGGGCGAGCAGCCTGTTCGGCAAGTCGATCATGCACAAGAAGACCCTATGA
- the pdxT gene encoding pyridoxal 5'-phosphate synthase glutaminase subunit PdxT, with protein sequence MDLVGVVGVQGDFDKHLDAFRRAGVPPEALRLVKTPAHLEGVRRVVVPGGESTTVGMLMDRFGLGSALIDFARQGRPVWGTCMGMILMADRVEGRQQYSLGLLDVTVRRNAFGAQVHSFEDEVHLEPLGRTVTGVFIRAPIVVEHGPSVDVVGLYDGKVVAVKQGNLVGTSFHPELTDDTGLHEWFLGL encoded by the coding sequence ATGGACCTGGTCGGCGTTGTGGGAGTTCAGGGCGACTTTGACAAGCACCTCGACGCGTTCCGCCGCGCCGGCGTCCCGCCGGAGGCCCTCCGGCTGGTCAAAACCCCCGCGCACCTCGAAGGTGTCCGTCGTGTCGTCGTTCCCGGTGGGGAGAGCACGACGGTCGGCATGCTCATGGACCGGTTCGGTCTCGGCTCTGCACTGATCGACTTCGCCCGCCAAGGACGGCCCGTCTGGGGCACATGCATGGGCATGATCCTCATGGCCGACCGAGTCGAGGGTCGCCAGCAGTACAGTTTGGGCCTCCTCGACGTCACCGTCCGCCGCAACGCCTTCGGTGCGCAAGTGCACAGCTTCGAAGACGAAGTCCACCTGGAACCTCTCGGGAGGACCGTCACCGGCGTCTTCATCCGCGCTCCGATCGTCGTCGAGCACGGTCCCAGCGTCGATGTCGTCGGCCTGTACGACGGCAAGGTCGTCGCGGTCAAGCAAGGCAACCTCGTCGGGACGTCCTTCCACCCAGAGCTGACCGACGACACTGGCCTCCACGAATGGTTCTTGGGCCTTTGA